In Desulfitibacter sp. BRH_c19, the following are encoded in one genomic region:
- a CDS encoding stage V sporulation protein T, producing MKATGIVRRIDDLGRVVIPKEIRRTLKIREGEPLEIFTDRNGEVILKKYAPINDLSVYAQEYSDVLADTLSVIAVVSDDISIIAVAGGPKKEFMGQKLGSVGDALTNSKSQITSGTITENGREFPNLIIAPIVTNEIIGSVILAPKKEGQNLGETEKNLAYTAANFLAKQMQRTV from the coding sequence ATGAAAGCAACAGGCATAGTTAGAAGGATTGATGATTTAGGAAGAGTTGTAATACCTAAGGAAATTAGAAGAACTCTAAAAATCAGAGAAGGTGAACCCTTAGAAATTTTTACAGATCGCAACGGTGAAGTTATCTTGAAAAAATATGCACCTATTAATGACCTAAGTGTATATGCACAGGAGTATTCTGATGTTCTTGCAGACACTCTATCAGTAATTGCTGTTGTAAGTGATGATATTAGTATAATCGCCGTTGCAGGAGGCCCCAAAAAAGAGTTTATGGGACAGAAATTGGGTTCCGTTGGGGATGCTTTAACTAATAGTAAAAGTCAAATAACAAGTGGTACTATTACAGAAAATGGTAGAGAATTTCCTAATTTGATTATCGCCCCAATTGTAACAAATGAGATCATTGGCAGCGTTATACTTGCACCAAAAAAAGAAGGACAAAATTTGGGAGAAACAGAAAAAAATCTTGCTTATACTGCAGCAAATTTCTTGGCAAAACAGATGCAAAGGACCGTTTAA
- a CDS encoding homoserine O-succinyltransferase, with amino-acid sequence MPIKIPDDLPAKEILTKENIFVMCEKRAYHQDIRPLNIAILNLMPNKISTETQILRLLGNTPLQVDIVLLHPKTHKSKNTSGEHLFKFYNTFDEISHQKFDGLIITGAPIEHLEFEEVDYWNELKEIMDWSKTNVFSTFHICWGAQAGLYHHFGIPKYPLGAKMFGVFSHKICKKNVRLLWGFDDEFYVPQSRHTEVRREDIEKVPELDILAESDEAGIYIAANKGGRQIFVTGHSEYDTLTLKGEYERDRSKGLDIEVPRNYFPNSDASKSPEVKWRSHAHLLYANWLNYYVYQETPYSLEDIGGKK; translated from the coding sequence ATGCCTATTAAAATTCCAGATGATTTACCAGCAAAGGAAATTTTAACTAAAGAGAATATATTTGTGATGTGTGAAAAGCGAGCTTATCATCAGGATATAAGACCTTTAAATATTGCTATTTTAAACCTGATGCCAAATAAAATTTCTACTGAAACACAAATTTTGCGATTGTTAGGAAATACACCTCTGCAGGTTGATATAGTTTTACTGCATCCCAAGACACATAAATCAAAAAATACATCTGGGGAACATTTGTTTAAGTTTTATAATACCTTTGATGAAATAAGCCATCAAAAATTTGATGGACTAATAATAACTGGTGCACCTATAGAGCATCTTGAATTTGAAGAAGTTGACTATTGGAATGAATTGAAGGAGATTATGGATTGGTCTAAAACAAATGTTTTCTCGACATTTCATATTTGTTGGGGTGCCCAAGCAGGCCTTTATCATCATTTTGGGATACCCAAGTATCCACTTGGTGCTAAAATGTTTGGGGTTTTTAGTCACAAGATATGCAAAAAAAATGTCAGATTATTATGGGGCTTTGATGATGAGTTTTATGTACCCCAATCAAGACATACAGAGGTTAGAAGAGAAGATATTGAGAAGGTGCCAGAACTTGATATATTGGCTGAGTCAGATGAGGCTGGAATATATATAGCAGCTAATAAGGGCGGAAGGCAAATATTTGTCACAGGCCATTCAGAGTATGACACGCTAACATTAAAGGGAGAGTATGAAAGGGATCGAAGCAAAGGCCTTGATATAGAAGTACCAAGAAACTATTTCCCAAATAGTGATGCTTCTAAGTCGCCTGAGGTAAAATGGAGGAGCCATGCTCATTTGCTATACGCAAATTGGTTAAACTATTATGTGTATCAAGAAACTCCATATTCTTTAGAAGACATCGGTGGAAAGAAGTAA